The Rhodococcus antarcticus DNA segment GTAGAGCTCGGACTCCACGGCCCCGGGCTCCCAGGCGGCGGGCAGCACGGCGGAGCGGTCGTGCGGGTTGGTGCGGGGGGTGTCGGCGCTGGTGGCGCGGTCCTCGGGGCGGGTCACCGGGTGAGTCTAGGAAACCCCGGGACGCGCCGCGTCCGGCCCCGTCAGCGCCCGGCGACGAGCCCCGCCAGCGCGGACCACTCCTGCGGGGTGTTGGCGCTGCGCAGGGAGTGCAGGTGGGGGTCGGCGGCGGCGACGGCGGGATCCCCGGCCAGCTCGGCACCGTCGATCCGACGCACGTCCACGCCGGCCAGGACTGCCAGCAGCCGACGCTCCCCCGCGGAGACCAGCTCGCCGGCCACCGGCGCCAGGGAGGTGCGGTAGACCGCCGCCAACGGCTGCTCGTGCCCGTCCACCACCGGCAGCAGCACGTCGTGGTCCCCGAGGCGGGCCAGCAGGGCGTCGACGACGGCCGGGTGCAGCAGCGGCAGGTCGGTGGCGCAGACGACCGCCACGCCGGCCCCCGCACCCGCCGCGGCACGCAGCCCGATCGCGAGCCCGTGCAGCGGACCGGTGTCGGCCCTCTCGTCGCGGACGACGGTGGCGGCCAGCCGGGGCAGCGGCTGGTGCTGGGCCGCGACGACGACCACCCGGCCCAGGTGCGCGAGCGCGGCGACGACACGGACCACGGAGGGCACTCCGTCGAGCTCGAGCAGCGCCTTGTCGGTGCCCATCCGCCGGGACCGCCCGCCCGCGAGGACCACGCCGGCGGGCCTCACGTGGAGCGCAGGAACGAGCTGCCCGCCGACGCCGAGGTGGTGCTCCGGTTGATGTGCGCCGCCGTGCTCGTCCCGCCATCCACAGGTCGTCACCCCTCGCAGCTCCGGTGTTGGTGTGCGTCACGGCTGGACGGACGGCAGGAAACCGAGCGCCATCCGGTGCGCGGGTCGACACGACGCCGACGAGGACGCGGCCCCTGCTGCGACGCCCTCACCGTAGTGCGACGCGGGCCGTCGGTCCCGGGTCCCGACGAACCGGACCCGCGCGACCCCGTGCGCCGGCCCTCGTGCGACCGCCGTCCGCCGAGGGTCGGGTACCGCCGGCCGTGCCGCCACCTGCTCGTGTGGTGCTCGGCCGCGCCCGTGAGGAGACTGGAGCCATGACACGCCCGGCACCCATCAAGGACATCGACGAAGCGGACCTGGAGGTCACCAAGCGCAAGGACTACGCGGCCGGAGTGCCCGCCGTCGCGGTCTCGCTCAAGCGCGGCCTCGAGGAGATGGGCCTGCTGCGCACCACCCGCACCCTTCTCAAGCTGAACCAGCGCGACGGGTTCGACTGCCCGGGCTGCGCGTGGCCGGAGCGCCCCGGTGGTCGCAAGATCGCCGAGTTCTGCGAGAACGGCGCCAAGGCGGTCTCCGAGGAGGCAACGCTGCGCCGTGTGACGCCGAAGTTCTTCGCCGAGCACTCCGTCGAGGAGCTGCGCACCAAGTCCGGCTACTGGCTGGGCCAGCAGGGGCGGCTGACGCACCCGATGGTGCTGCGCGAGGGCGCCACGCACTACGAGCCGATCAGCTGGGACGGCGCGTTCACCCTCATCGCCGACGAGCTCAACGGCCTGGCCAGCCCCGACGAGGCGATCTTCTACACCTCCGGGCGCACCAGCAACGAGGCCGCCTTCACCTACCAGCTGTTCGTCCGCAGCTTCGGCACCAACAACATGCCGGACTGCTCGAACATGTGCCACGAGTCCTCGGGGGCCGCCCTGAGCTCGAGCATCGGCATCGGCAAGGGCTCGGTCTCGGTCACCGACGTCGAGGAGGCCGACCTCATCATCATCGCGGGGCAGAACCCCGGCACCAACCACCCGCGGATGCTGTCCAACCTGGAGATCGCCAAGGGGCGCGGCGCGAAGATCGTGGCCATCAACCCGCTGCCCGAGGCCGGTCTGCGCCGCTTCAAGGACCCGCAGAAGGTCAACGGCGTCCTCGGCAGCGGCGTCGAGATGGCCGACGAGTTCCTGCAGATCCGCCTCTCGGGCGACCTGGCGCTGTTCCAGGCCCTCGGCCGGATGCTGCTCGAGGCCGAGGACGCGAACCCCGGCACCGTCGTGGACCGCGCGTTCATCGACGAGCACTGCCACGGCTTCGCCGAGTACGAGGCCGCGATCCGCACCGTGGACTACGACACCGTGCTCGAGGCCACCGGCCTGCAGCTCTCGGAGATCCGCACCCTCGCCGACATGATGATCACCTCCGAGCGCACCGTGCTCTGCTGGGCCATGGGCCTCACGCAGCAGAAGGACGCGGTCGCCACCATCGAGGAGGCCGTCAACCTGCTCCTGCTGCGCGGGATGATGGGCAAGCCGGGTGCCGGGGTGTGCCCCGTGCGCGGGCACTCCAACGTCCAGGGCGACCGCACCATGGGCATCTGGGAGAAGATGCCGGACGAGTTCCTCGACGCGCTGGACACCGAGTTCCGGATCACCAGCCCGCGCGAGCACGGGGTGGACACCGTCGACGCCATCCGGGCGATGCGCGACGGTGCGGCCCGGGTGTTCGTCGGGATGGGCGGCAACTTCGCCCACGCCACCTCCGACACCGCCGTGTGCGAGGCAGCCCTGCAGGGCTGCTCGCTGACCGTGCAGATCTCGACGAAGCTCAACCGGAGCCACGTGGTGCCGGGCCGCACCGCGATCATCCTGCCGACGCTGGGCCGCACCGAGCGCGACGTGCAGGCCAGCGGCAAGCAGAAGGTCTCCGTCGAGGACTCCATGTCGATGGTGCACCTCTCCCGCGGTGGCCTCGAGCCGGCCAGCGAGTACCTGCGCAGCGAGGTCTCCATCGTCTGCCGGATGGCCCTGGCGACCCTCGGCGAGGACCACGTCGTGCCCTGGCGCACCTTCGAGGGTGACTACGACACCATCCGAGACTCGGTCTCCAGGGTGATCACCGGCTTCGACGACTTCAACACCCGGGTCCGCCAGCCGGACGGCTTCCTGCTGCCCCACCCCCCGCGCGACTCGCGCAGCTTCCCGACGACGACGGGCAAGGCGAACTTCGCCACCAACCCGCTGACGTGGCTGCCGACGCCCGAGGGCCGGGTGATCCTGCAGACGCTGCGCAGCCACGACCAGTACAACACCACGATCTACGGACTCGACGACCGCTACCGGGGGGTGAAGAACGCCCGAAAGGTCATCTTCATGAACCCCGCCGACATCGCCTCGCTCGGTCTGGTGGACGAGGCGGCCGTCAACCTCGTCTCGGAGTGGACCCTCGCGGACGGCACCGTCGAGGAGCGCCGCGCGGACGGGTTCCGGGTGGTCTCCTACTCCACCCCGCAGGGCAACGCCGCGGCCTACTACCCCGAGACGAACCCGCTGATCCCGCTGGACCACGTGGCGACGACGTCCAACACGCCCGTGTCCAAGGGCGTGGTGGTCCGGGTGGAGCCCGTGACGGTCTGAGTCCTGCCCCACCCGCGACGCAGCCCCCGCACTCGAGCCGAGTGCGGGGGCTGCGTCGTGGGTGCGGAGCTCAGCCGAACAGGTTCTTCACCTTGAGGACGAGCTCGTAGACGCCGTAGGCGAAGGGCAGCAGCACCCAGAGCCAGGCGACGACGACGACCACCGCGGGCGCGGCCCCGGTGGTGTCGCGGGCAGTGTTGGTGCTCATGCGTTCGCTCCCGTCTTGCCCAGGGAGGGCGAGGTCGACGTGTCGGGCTCGTGGAACTTGGTTGCGACGGGCTTGATGAGCTCGTTGGCGACGAAGCCGATGACCAGCAGCACGATCATGACCGCGAACGCCGGCACGTAGCGGCCGGGGTCCCCCGCCTGACCGCGGTCGGCGATGGCGTTGACGATGAGCGGGCCGAGCACACCCGCAGCCGACCACGCGGTGAGGACACGGCCGTGGATGGCGCCGACCTCGTAGGTGCCGAACAGGTCGCGCAGGTACGCGGGCATGGTCGCGAACCCGGCCCCGTAGAAGGAGATGATCACCAGCGCGCTCACCAGGAACAGGACCTTGTTCGAGCTCGTGTACAGGGTGATGTAGAGGTAGAGCAGCGCACCGACGCCGAGGTAGACGCGGTAGATGTTCTTGCGGCCGATGGCGTCGGAGGCCGAGGACCAGAGGAACCGGCCGAGCATGTTGGTCAGCGACAGGAAGGCGACGAACCCGCCGGCGGCCGCGGTCAGCGCCGTCGGCGACGTCGCGGACGGGAAGAAGTCCTGGTAGATCCCCGAGGCGCGCTCGAGGATGCCGATGCCCGCGGTGACGTTGAAGCACAGCACGATCCACAACAGCCAGAACTGCGGGGTGCGGATGGCGCTGGCGGCCGAGACGGCCTTGCCCGCCGCGCCCTTGGTGCCGTGCGCGGGCGGGGTGAAGCCGGCGGGCTTCCAGTCGTCGGCCGGCACCCGGATGATCACGGCGCCCAGGGCCATGAACACGGCGTAGCCGATCCCCAGGACCAGGAACGTGGAGGCGATCCCGCCGCTGGTGGTGGCCTGGGTGCCATCGGCGTTCATGCCGGAGAAGGCCTTGATGAGCTGGGTGGTCAGCGGCGACGCGATGAGCGCACCACCACCGAAGC contains these protein-coding regions:
- the mobA gene encoding molybdenum cofactor guanylyltransferase; the encoded protein is MGTDKALLELDGVPSVVRVVAALAHLGRVVVVAAQHQPLPRLAATVVRDERADTGPLHGLAIGLRAAAGAGAGVAVVCATDLPLLHPAVVDALLARLGDHDVLLPVVDGHEQPLAAVYRTSLAPVAGELVSAGERRLLAVLAGVDVRRIDGAELAGDPAVAAADPHLHSLRSANTPQEWSALAGLVAGR
- a CDS encoding FdhF/YdeP family oxidoreductase: MTRPAPIKDIDEADLEVTKRKDYAAGVPAVAVSLKRGLEEMGLLRTTRTLLKLNQRDGFDCPGCAWPERPGGRKIAEFCENGAKAVSEEATLRRVTPKFFAEHSVEELRTKSGYWLGQQGRLTHPMVLREGATHYEPISWDGAFTLIADELNGLASPDEAIFYTSGRTSNEAAFTYQLFVRSFGTNNMPDCSNMCHESSGAALSSSIGIGKGSVSVTDVEEADLIIIAGQNPGTNHPRMLSNLEIAKGRGAKIVAINPLPEAGLRRFKDPQKVNGVLGSGVEMADEFLQIRLSGDLALFQALGRMLLEAEDANPGTVVDRAFIDEHCHGFAEYEAAIRTVDYDTVLEATGLQLSEIRTLADMMITSERTVLCWAMGLTQQKDAVATIEEAVNLLLLRGMMGKPGAGVCPVRGHSNVQGDRTMGIWEKMPDEFLDALDTEFRITSPREHGVDTVDAIRAMRDGAARVFVGMGGNFAHATSDTAVCEAALQGCSLTVQISTKLNRSHVVPGRTAIILPTLGRTERDVQASGKQKVSVEDSMSMVHLSRGGLEPASEYLRSEVSIVCRMALATLGEDHVVPWRTFEGDYDTIRDSVSRVITGFDDFNTRVRQPDGFLLPHPPRDSRSFPTTTGKANFATNPLTWLPTPEGRVILQTLRSHDQYNTTIYGLDDRYRGVKNARKVIFMNPADIASLGLVDEAAVNLVSEWTLADGTVEERRADGFRVVSYSTPQGNAAAYYPETNPLIPLDHVATTSNTPVSKGVVVRVEPVTV
- a CDS encoding MFS transporter small subunit; amino-acid sequence: MSTNTARDTTGAAPAVVVVVAWLWVLLPFAYGVYELVLKVKNLFG
- a CDS encoding L-lactate MFS transporter, with product MSVGILARERIVAPPGWSRWLIPPAALAIHLAIGQVYAWSVFKAAISKSEGLSGTVTAIPFQLGIVMLGVSAAVLGTRVDKNGPRWAMTMAAIFFSSGLLVSALGMALGQFWLVILGYGVIGGIGLGIGYISPVSTLIKWFPDRPGLATGVAIMGFGGGALIASPLTTQLIKAFSGMNADGTQATTSGGIASTFLVLGIGYAVFMALGAVIIRVPADDWKPAGFTPPAHGTKGAAGKAVSAASAIRTPQFWLLWIVLCFNVTAGIGILERASGIYQDFFPSATSPTALTAAAGGFVAFLSLTNMLGRFLWSSASDAIGRKNIYRVYLGVGALLYLYITLYTSSNKVLFLVSALVIISFYGAGFATMPAYLRDLFGTYEVGAIHGRVLTAWSAAGVLGPLIVNAIADRGQAGDPGRYVPAFAVMIVLLVIGFVANELIKPVATKFHEPDTSTSPSLGKTGANA